One Brassica napus cultivar Da-Ae chromosome A1, Da-Ae, whole genome shotgun sequence genomic region harbors:
- the LOC106373483 gene encoding fe(2+) transport protein 1-like produces the protein MASTPTFLMKTIFLVFIFVSFTISPATSTAPEDCASESANPCVDKAKALPLKIIAIAAILVASMIGVGAPLFSRNVPFLQPDGNIFTIVKCFASGIILGTGFMHVLPDSFEMLSSQCLKENPWHKFPFSGFLAMLSGLITLVIDSMATSIYTRKNAVGIIPHGHGHGPGNDVTLPTKDGDSADAQLLRYRVIAMVLELGIIVHSVVIGLSLGATSDTCTIKGLIAALCFHQMFEGMGLGGCILQAEYTNLNKFLMAFFFAITTPFGIALGIALSTIYRDNSPSALITVGLLNACSAGLLIYMALVDLLAAEFMGPKLQGSIKMQIKCFIAALLGCGGMSIIAKWA, from the exons atggCTTCAACTCCAACATTCCTCATGAAAACAATCTTCCTCGTATTCATCTTTGTCTCCTTTACAATTTCTCCGGCAACTTCAACGGCACCTGAAGACTGTGCAAGCGAGTCAGCTAACCCGTGCGTCGACAAGGCTAAAGCTTTACCTCTCAAAATTATAGCAATTGCCGCAATCTTAGTAGCAAGCATGATTGGTGTTGGAGCTCCTCTCTTTAGCCGGAACGTGCCCTTCCTTCAACCTGATGGGAACATTTTCACTATAGTTAAGTGTTTCGCTTCAGGGATTATCCTTGGAACTGGTTTTATGCACGTTTTGCCTGATTCTTTCGAGATGTTATCATCACAATGTCTTAAAGAGAACCCGTGGCACAAATTTCCATTCTCTGGGTTTCTCGCTATGCTGTCCGGTCTAATCACTTTAGTCATTGATTCCATGGCGACGAGCATCTATACTAGAAAGAACGCAGTTGGGATCATACCGCATGGGCATGGTCACGGCCCTGGAAATGATGTTACGTTACCAACAAAAGATGGGGATTCTGCGGATGCACAACTCTTGAGATATCGAGTCATTGCTAtg GTCTTGGAACTTGGAATCATAGTTCACTCTGTGGTCATTGGACTATCTCTAGGAGCAACAAGTGACACTTGCACCATTAAAGGACTCATTGCAGCCCTTTGCTTCCATCAAATGTTCGAAGGCATGGGTCTTGGTGGTTGCATTCTCCag GCTGAGTATACGAACTTGAATAAGTTTCTTATGGCGTTCTTTTTTGCAATAACAACGCCATTCGGAATAGCCTTAGGGATAGCTCTTTCGACAATTTACAGAGACAATAGCCCTAGTGCGTTGATCACTGTAGGATTGCTCAATGCATGCTCCGCTGGATTGCTTATCTACATGGCGCTTGTAGACCTTCTAGCGGCCGAGTTCATGGGACCAAAGCTTCAAGGTAGCATCAAAATGCAGATCAAGTGTTTCATTGCGGCTCTTCTAGGGTGTGGTGGCATGTCGATCATCGCCAAATGGGCTTAA
- the LOC125575807 gene encoding fe(2+) transport protein 1-like — translation MASTSTLLMKTIFILLIFVSFTISPATSTAPEHCGSESANSCINKAKALPLKIVAIATILVASMIGVGAPLFSSNVPFLQPDGNIFIIVKCFASGIILGTGFMHVLPDSFEMLSSQCLEENPWHKFPFSGFLAMLSSLITLFIDSMATSIYASNNADGVVPYGPVNGVTLPTKVDDSAQLLRYRVIAMVLELGIIVHSVVIGLSLGATNDICTIKSLITALCFHQMFEGIGLGGCILQAEYTKLSKFLMAFFFAITTPFGIALGIALSTIYRNNSHSALITVGLLNACSSGLLIYMALVDLLAADFMGPKLQGSVKMQIKCFVAALLGCGGMSIIAKWA, via the exons atggctTCAACCTCAACACTTCTAATGAAAACAATCTTCATCTTACTTATCTTTGTCTCTTTTACAATCTCTCCGGCAACTTCAACGGCGCCGGAACACTGCGGAAGCGAGTCAGCTAACTCGTGCATCAACAAGGCTAAAGCTTTACCTCTCAAAATAGTAGCAATTGCCACAATCCTAGTAGCAAGCATGATTGGTGTTGGAGCTCCTCTCTTTAGCAGTAACGTGCCGTTCCTTCAGCCCGACGGGAACATTTTCATTATCGTTAAGTGTTTTGCCTCAGGGATTATCCTAGGAACCGGTTTTATGCACGTTTTGCCTGATTCTTTTGAGATGTTGTCATCACAATGTCTTGAAGAGAACCCGTGGCACAAATTTCCATTCTCCGGGTTTCTCGCTATGTTGTCCAGTCTAATCACTTTATTCATTGATTCCATGGCTACGAGCATCTATGCTAGCAATAACGCAGATGGGGTCGTACCGTATGGTCCTGTAAATGGTGTTACCTTACCAACAAAAGTTGACGATTCTGCACAACTCTTGCGATATCGAGTCATTGCTATG GTATTGGAACTTGGAATCATAGTTCATTCTGTGGTCATTGGACTATCTCTAGGAGCAACAAATGACATTTGCACCATAAAATCACTCATCACAGCTCTTTGCTTCCATCAAATGTTCGAAGGCATAGGTCTTGGTGGTTGCATTCTCCAg GCCGAGTATACGAAGTTGAGTAAGTTTCTTATGGCGTTCTTTTTTGCGATAACAACTCCATTCGGAATAGCGTTAGGGATCGCTCTCTCGACAATTTACAGAAACAATAGCCACAGTGCATTAATCACTGTTGGATTGCTCAATGCATGCTCGTCGGGATTGCTCATCTACATGGCGCTTGTGGACCTTCTAGCGGCCGATTTCATGGGACCAAAGCTTCAAGGTAGCGTCAAAATGCAGATCAAGTGTTTCGTAGCGGCTCTGCTAGGGTGTGGTGGCATGTCGATCATCGCCAAATGGGCTTAA
- the LOC106437675 gene encoding fe(2+) transport protein 1-like, whose protein sequence is MASTSTLLMKTIFILLIFVSFTISPATSTAPEHCGSESANSCINKAKALPLKIVAIATILVASMIGVGAPLFSSNVPFLQPDGNIFIIVKCFASGIILGTGFMHVLPDSFEMLSSQCLEENPWHKFPFSGFLAMLSSLITLFIDSMATSIYASNNADGVVPCGPVNGVTLPTKVDDSAQLLRYRVIAMVLELGIIVHSVVIGLSLGATNDICTIKSLITALCFHQMFEGIGLGGCILQAEYTKLSKFLMAFFFAITTPFGIALGIALSTIYRNNSHSALITVGLLNACSSGLLIYMALVDLLAADFMGPKLQGSVKMQIKCFVAALLGCGGMSIIAKWA, encoded by the exons atggctTCAACCTCAACACTTCTAATGAAAACAATCTTCATCTTACTTATCTTTGTCTCTTTTACAATCTCTCCGGCAACTTCAACGGCGCCGGAACACTGCGGAAGCGAGTCAGCTAACTCGTGCATCAACAAGGCTAAAGCTTTACCTCTCAAAATAGTAGCAATTGCCACAATCCTAGTAGCAAGCATGATTGGTGTTGGAGCTCCTCTCTTTAGCAGTAACGTGCCGTTCCTTCAGCCCGACGGGAACATTTTCATTATCGTTAAGTGTTTTGCCTCAGGGATTATCCTAGGAACCGGTTTTATGCACGTTTTGCCTGATTCTTTTGAGATGTTGTCATCACAATGTCTTGAAGAGAACCCGTGGCACAAATTTCCATTCTCCGGGTTTCTCGCTATGTTGTCCAGTCTAATCACTTTATTCATTGATTCCATGGCTACGAGCATCTATGCTAGCAATAACGCAGATGGGGTCGTACCGTGTGGTCCTGTAAATGGTGTTACCTTACCAACAAAAGTTGACGATTCTGCACAACTCTTGCGATATCGAGTCATTGCTATG gtATTGGAACTTGGAATCATAGTTCATTCTGTGGTCATTGGACTATCTCTAGGAGCAACAAATGACATTTGCACCATAAAATCACTCATCACAGCTCTTTGCTTCCATCAAATGTTCGAAGGCATAGGTCTTGGTGGTTGCATTCTCCAg GCCGAGTATACGAAGTTGAGTAAGTTTCTTATGGCGTTCTTTTTTGCGATAACAACTCCATTCGGAATAGCGTTAGGGATCGCTCTCTCGACAATTTACAGAAACAATAGCCACAGTGCATTAATCACTGTTGGATTGCTCAATGCATGCTCGTCGGGATTGCTCATCTACATGGCGCTTGTGGACCTTCTAGCGGCCGATTTCATGGGACCAAAGCTTCAAGGTAGCGTCAAAATGCAGATCAAGTGTTTCGTAGCGGCTCTGCTAGGGTGTGGTGGCATGTCGATCATCGCCAAATGGGCTTAA